The genomic DNA GCGGGTTGCTGTTTCTGGTAACAATTTATGCCATGGCTGCCCCCAATATTGGCACCAATGTGGGAGGAACCATTGCTGCCTCATCGGCCCTGCTGGTTACTTTTCTGTTGTTGGCAGGAGTACGTTTCCGGCTGCGCACCCTGTTGCTGGTAGGTCTGGCGGTGGTGCTGGCAGTGAGCGGGTTTATTGCTTTTGATCTTACCAGGCCGCCGGATATGCGTTCCCATATGGGAACCACCGCATCTTTGATCCTGCAGTCAGGGCCTGCCCAAGCTATTGATATTATCCAACGCAAGTGGGCCATGAATATGAAACTGCTGCGCTACACCGTATGGAGCAGAGTGCTGTTGGCCAGCTTAGGGGTGTTGGCTTTGCTGTTTTACCGTCCCAGGGGTGTCATGGAGAACATCCGGGTAAAATATCCTTATCTTTTTAAAGGCTTTATTGGTGTGGTAGCCGGTGCCATTGTAGCTTTTCTGGTTAATGATTCCGGCGTGGTGGCTGCTGCCACAACCATGATTTTCGGGGCACCGCCGTTGGTTTATCTGGTGCTGACAGAACAAACGGCCGATCATAGACATACTATAAAATAACCGGACTACTAATATATAAGGATATAAGGCGGCAGATTATGATGTCCGGGCGAGAAAAACCTGTGTTTTAAAGCAGAATATTTAGTTAAATTAAACAAACAAGTGAATCAAGTTGCAAATAAATAAATTCGGCATTTAGAGGCAAAATTTGCGTAAAATTTTATTGACATGGGAAAAGTTTATGTTAAAATGGATTTTGGTTGGAATGGCCGGCCCGTCTTGGCGGGTCTGTCATTACCAACATTTTATTAATTAAAGGAGGAGGATAACTATAATGAAACCTTTGGGCCGCCATGTCTTGGCAGAAATCTATGGCTGTGAATTTGACATCCTCAACGATGTGAAGAAGGTTGAGGAAATTATGGTTAACGCAGCTCTGGAAACTGGGGCTGAGGTCCGTGAAGTAGTATTCCATAAGTTTAGTCCACAGGGTGTTAGCGGTGTTGTTGTTATCAGCGAAAGCCACCTTGCCATTCATACATGGCCCGAATTAGGCTATGCTGCGGTCGATGTATTCACCTGCGGTGATACCGTAAATCCGTGGGATGCATGCAATTTCTTAACCAGAGAATTTGGTGCTAAGGATATGGCTGCTCAGGAGACTAAGAGAGGAATCCTGCCTGGAATGGCGCCGCGTTTGGTGGCCGTAAACTCATAGGAGGGATATTTATTAGTACCAAGAGTAGTGGGAACTGACGAGCCTGGCTCATCGGCAAGATGGAGCGAGGCTCGTTAGTTTTTTTGCGGCTTTTTTCCAGGACGGAAAGGGAGGAAATTTCTTATGCTTAACGAAGTATTAATAAGTTAACCGCCAAAAGGGGGCTTTTTGATGTCAGGCGACGTCTTCGCAAGCATCCGGGAAGATATTCAAATTATTCACAATAATATTTCGCAACATCTATTCATTAAAGCCGGGCATGTGGGGGACTATGCCCATTTGGAGTTTTCCCCCTTAGACAATTTTATACGCCCAGCATTGGTATTAAGTGCTGCTAACTTATATAACTGCAGGTCTGCCAAGGTAATCTCCCTTGGCGCAATTGTGCAGTTTATTTTTATGGCTTCCCAGATTCATAAAAACATTCCGGAAACAGTTGTGCCATCCCATCGGCCGGACCCCAGAGACGGCACCCAGTTTCCGGTTTTGGTGGGCGATTACCTGTACGGCAAGTTTTTTACCACCCTCTGCCAAGCGGGTCTTTTGCCCTACCTGCGCCCCCTGGCGGAAATGATTGGCCTGATCCATGAGGGAGGTATCTTGCGCCGGCGGCATCTTCATGCATTGGAAGAAAATCACCAGTTAGTTCAGGAAATAGTTCGCTTAGAAACTGCCGAGTTAATGGCGGGGGCGGCCCGCTTGGCCGGGCATCTGGCAGGGGCGCCGGACACCGACCGGGAGTACCTGTACCAGTATGGTATAAATTTAGGTATGGTTTACGGCCTGGGGCAAAAAAATATGCTGTCCGTCCTGGGTTTACAATATATTGAAAGAGCCTTGGCAGCATTGGAACAACTGCCCAATCGACCGGAAAAAGCCATGTTGGAATATCTGGTGCGGTCTTTGTCTTTAACGGAGGACATTCGCAAGGTTGTATAAGAAGGGAGCGGGACAGCCGGTGCAGCAGTACAACGGGAAAAGCAAAGAGGAGTTTGTGCACGGGGTATTTTCCGCCATCGCACACCGCTATGATTTAATGAATACAACCCTCAGTTTTAACCGGGATAAATATTGGCGGCGGTTTGCGGTGTCGCAAACCGGTTTGCAGCCCGGGGGGGTGGCACTGGATGTAGCCTGTGGTACAGGCATGTTGTCCATCGAACTGGCGAGGGTTGCAGGAAAGACCGGCCGGGTGATCGGCTTGGACTTTTGTGAAAGCATGTTGGCGCAGGCTGTACGCAATATTGAAAAAACGCCTTACAAAAATAATATTGAGCTGGTTCAGGGCAACGCCATGAGCCTGCCCTTTGCAGATAATACTTTCGATTGTGCCACCATTGGCTTTGCTTTAAGAAATGTTCCCGATGTGGCGGGTTGTATTGCAGAAATGAGGCGGGTGGTAAGACCCGGCGGCCGGGTGGTGTCATTGGAGCTGGCTAAGCCCAGTGCGCCCGTCTTTAAACAACTGTATTATTTATATTTTGACCAACTGGTTCCTCTGTTGGGCAAATTAGGTGTGGGCAAAGACGGGCCTTACCGCTGGTTGCCCAATTCTTTGAAAATGTTTCCCCACCAGTCTGTGGTCAGGGATATTTTTACCCAGGTCGGACTGCGGGATGCCGTATACCATGAACTGACCGGCGGCATTGTAGCGGTGCATGTAGGCACCAAATAAAAATTAAGATGTCAAACCGTTTCCCTTTAATCATTATATGGGATGGTGTATAAAACGTGGCCTATCAAGATTTGCGTGAATATATAAAAACCTTGGAAAACAAAGGATTATTAAAAAGAATAACCACTGAGGTCAGCGTTGACCTGGAAATTACGGAAATTACCGATCGTGTTTGCAAAATGGGCGGTCCCACCCTGCTGTTTGAAAATGTTAAGGGCTATGACATGCCGGTGGTGACTAACCTGATGGGTTCCTTGGAACACATGAAACTGGCCCTGCAGGTTAACCACCTGGATGATATCGGCCGGCAAATTATGGAGTTTCTGCAGCCCCCCGAACTGCCTACCGGTTTTATAGATAAACTGAAAGCCTTACCCAAGCTGGCTCAGCTTTCTTCATTTATTCCCAAAACAGTTCGCACCGGTCCGTGTAAAGAAGTAATTATCAAAGATAAGCCTTCACTGGCTGCGTTGCCGGTGCTTAAATGCTGGCCTCTGGACGGCGGTCCTTTTATTACCCTGCCTTTGGTGTTTACCAAAGATCCGGATACCGGCAGAAGAAATGTCGGTATGTATCGCATGCAGGTATACGACGAAACCACCACCGGTATGCACTGGCACAAACATAAAGACGGTGCGGAAAACTACCGCAAACAAAAAAACAAAAAGCAACGGCTGGAAGTAGCAGTGGCCCTGGGTGCTGACCCGGCCTGTATTTTCTCAGCCATTGCCCCCATGCCGCCGGGTATAGATGAAATGCTGTTGGCGGGCTTTATCCGCAAGGAACCGGTGGAAATGGTAAAATGCGAAACGGTGGATATTGAAGTGCCGGCCAGGTCGGAGATCATTTTAGAGGGTTATGTTGATCCGGCAGAAACCCGCTGGGAAGGACCTTTTGGCGACCACACCGGCTATTATTCGCTGGCTGATTACTATCCGGTCTTTCACCTGACCTGCATTACGCACCGCAAGCGGCCTATCTACCCCGCAACCATCGTGGGCAAGCCCCCTATCGAGGATAATTTTATCGGCAAGGCCATTGAAAGAACTTTTTTACCATTGTTGCGCTTGCAGTTGCCGGAAGTGGTAGATATGAACATGCCGCCGGAAGGCGTGTTTCACAACTGTGTTATCGTTTCCATTAAAAAGCGCTATCCCGGCCATGCCAAAAAGGTAATGAATGCCCTGTGGGGTATGGGACAGATGATGTTTGCCAAATTAATTGTTGTGGTGGATGATCATGTGGACGTTCAGAATCTTTCGGAGGTGGCCTGGCGCGTTTTTAATAACATTGATGCCCGGCGAGATGTATTAATTGTAGACGGCCCCCTGGATGCCCTGGATCATTCTTCGCCAACCCCCTATTATGGG from Desulforamulus hydrothermalis Lam5 = DSM 18033 includes the following:
- a CDS encoding menaquinone biosynthesis decarboxylase, producing MAYQDLREYIKTLENKGLLKRITTEVSVDLEITEITDRVCKMGGPTLLFENVKGYDMPVVTNLMGSLEHMKLALQVNHLDDIGRQIMEFLQPPELPTGFIDKLKALPKLAQLSSFIPKTVRTGPCKEVIIKDKPSLAALPVLKCWPLDGGPFITLPLVFTKDPDTGRRNVGMYRMQVYDETTTGMHWHKHKDGAENYRKQKNKKQRLEVAVALGADPACIFSAIAPMPPGIDEMLLAGFIRKEPVEMVKCETVDIEVPARSEIILEGYVDPAETRWEGPFGDHTGYYSLADYYPVFHLTCITHRKRPIYPATIVGKPPIEDNFIGKAIERTFLPLLRLQLPEVVDMNMPPEGVFHNCVIVSIKKRYPGHAKKVMNALWGMGQMMFAKLIVVVDDHVDVQNLSEVAWRVFNNIDARRDVLIVDGPLDALDHSSPTPYYGAKMGIDATRKWPAEGHPREWPADIVMSEDIKALVDRKWKEYGF
- the speD gene encoding adenosylmethionine decarboxylase; its protein translation is MKPLGRHVLAEIYGCEFDILNDVKKVEEIMVNAALETGAEVREVVFHKFSPQGVSGVVVISESHLAIHTWPELGYAAVDVFTCGDTVNPWDACNFLTREFGAKDMAAQETKRGILPGMAPRLVAVNS
- a CDS encoding polyprenyl synthetase family protein, which codes for MSGDVFASIREDIQIIHNNISQHLFIKAGHVGDYAHLEFSPLDNFIRPALVLSAANLYNCRSAKVISLGAIVQFIFMASQIHKNIPETVVPSHRPDPRDGTQFPVLVGDYLYGKFFTTLCQAGLLPYLRPLAEMIGLIHEGGILRRRHLHALEENHQLVQEIVRLETAELMAGAARLAGHLAGAPDTDREYLYQYGINLGMVYGLGQKNMLSVLGLQYIERALAALEQLPNRPEKAMLEYLVRSLSLTEDIRKVV
- a CDS encoding demethylmenaquinone methyltransferase, whose product is MQQYNGKSKEEFVHGVFSAIAHRYDLMNTTLSFNRDKYWRRFAVSQTGLQPGGVALDVACGTGMLSIELARVAGKTGRVIGLDFCESMLAQAVRNIEKTPYKNNIELVQGNAMSLPFADNTFDCATIGFALRNVPDVAGCIAEMRRVVRPGGRVVSLELAKPSAPVFKQLYYLYFDQLVPLLGKLGVGKDGPYRWLPNSLKMFPHQSVVRDIFTQVGLRDAVYHELTGGIVAVHVGTK